Below is a genomic region from Streptomyces sp. NBC_00461.
CGATCGTCCCGACCGGCATGTCGCTGCTGACCACGACCTTCCCCGAAGGCCCCGCCCGCGCCCGCGCCCTCGGCATCTCGGGCACCCTGCTCTCCCTCGGCTTCACCGTCGGCATGGTGGCCGGCGGCGTCCTCACCGACGCCTTCGGCTGGCGCTCCACGATGGGCCTGCTCACGGTGTTCGCCCTGATCGTGCTGCCGCTGGCCCCCGGCCTGCTGCCCGAGTCCCGCACCCCTGAGCGCCCGCGCCTGGACGTGCCCGGCGCGATCACGGTCACCGCCGGCCTGCTGTCCCTCATCTACTCCCTGTCGACGGCCGCCGACCACGGCTTCGCCCGCGCCGACGTCATCACGACCCTGCCCGCCGGACTGCTGCTGCTCGCCGCGTTCGTCTTCGTCGAGTCGCGCACGGCGGCCCCCCTGGTGTCCCTGCCGATGCTGCGCCGCCGCACGGTGGCCTGGGGCAACCTGGGCGGACTGGTCACCTTCTCGATGATGTCGACGGTCATCTTCGTCCTGACGCTGTACCTGCAGGAGGTGCTGCGCCTGTCGGCCTTCGAGACGGGTCTGGTCTTCGGCTTCCAGGGCGTCCTGTCGGCGGTCGCGGGCACGTACACCCCGAAGGTCATCGGCCGCCTCGGCGCCGGCCGCACGCTGGTCGCCTCGCTCGCCGGGCAGGGCGCCCTCATCGCGGCGCTGCTCGGGCTGAACGCCCACACCTGGTCGGTCTGGCTCGCCACGGCCGCCGTCTCGCTGGCCAGCATGTGCCACCTGGGCGCGATCATCTCGTACGGCCTGACCGTCACGTCCGGCGTCCCGGACGAGGAGCAGGGCCTGGCCACCGGACTGGTCACCTCGACCCAGCAGGTCGGCATCACCGTAGGCATCCCGCTCCTCGGCGTCCTGGCCACGACGTCGGACGACCTGCTGTCGGGGGTCCACACGGTGCTGGCGATCGACGCGGCGGTCGTGCTCGCGGCCGCCGCGCTGGTCGGGCTCGGCCTGCGGGAACGCAAGGCCTCGGGAACGAACGCCTCAGGGGCGGTCGAGGCGGAGCCGGTCGGCGCGCGGTAGACCGGCCACCACCAGGTCGTACGAGTCCTCGACGAGCTCCTGGACCAGCCGGTCCGGGAGTTCGCCGTCGACGGTGACGGTGTTCCAGTGGCGCTTGTTCATGTGGTACCCGGGGATGATCAGGCCGGGGTGGTCGGCGCGCAGCCGGCCCGCGTCCTCGGGGTCGCACTTGAGGTTGACGGTGAGCGGGCGGGCGTCCAGCCGGCTCAGGGCGAACATCTTGCCCAGCACCTTGAAGACCGAGGTCTCCGGGGTGAACGGGAAGTCCTCCACCGCGGCGTTGAAGGACAGGCACAAGCCGCGCAGTTCCTCCGGGCTCACTCCTCCTTCGCCTCCTCCCCCGACGCGCCGGCCGGGCCCATGGGCTCCACCAGCACGGTCACGATCTTGTTGCGTCGGCCGGCCGCGGACTCCGCCGTCAGCCGCAGCTCACGTCCGTCGGGCAGCTCCACGACCGACGAGGCCTGCGCGATGGGCACCCGGCCCAGGGCCTTCGCGAGCAGACCGCCGACGGTCTCCACATCCTCGTCGTCGTACTCGTCGAGGCCGTACAGCTCGCCCAGGTCGGTGATGTCGAGGCGGGCGGTGACGCGGTAGCGGTCGTC
It encodes:
- a CDS encoding MmcQ/YjbR family DNA-binding protein codes for the protein MSPEELRGLCLSFNAAVEDFPFTPETSVFKVLGKMFALSRLDARPLTVNLKCDPEDAGRLRADHPGLIIPGYHMNKRHWNTVTVDGELPDRLVQELVEDSYDLVVAGLPRADRLRLDRP
- a CDS encoding MFS transporter encodes the protein MAIDTTPTGTTTTEPLDNPRLSTRDKLVLFVLCAAQFMVALDFSVLNVALPVLGDDLGMSRSALQWAVTAFALPSGGFLLLFGRIGDLYGRRRLFLAGLALFGAASLLATFAWDPASFLTGRALQGLGAAAIVPTGMSLLTTTFPEGPARARALGISGTLLSLGFTVGMVAGGVLTDAFGWRSTMGLLTVFALIVLPLAPGLLPESRTPERPRLDVPGAITVTAGLLSLIYSLSTAADHGFARADVITTLPAGLLLLAAFVFVESRTAAPLVSLPMLRRRTVAWGNLGGLVTFSMMSTVIFVLTLYLQEVLRLSAFETGLVFGFQGVLSAVAGTYTPKVIGRLGAGRTLVASLAGQGALIAALLGLNAHTWSVWLATAAVSLASMCHLGAIISYGLTVTSGVPDEEQGLATGLVTSTQQVGITVGIPLLGVLATTSDDLLSGVHTVLAIDAAVVLAAAALVGLGLRERKASGTNASGAVEAEPVGAR